Proteins from one Pontibacter korlensis genomic window:
- a CDS encoding peroxiredoxin — MKEEAIKVGDKVPDFELERQDGGFFRLYDLLREKNVVLYFYPKDSTPGCTKQACEFRDQYEVFKEQGAEVVGISSDSVESHQRFEKNYRLPFKLLSDKGGQIRKMFGVPRKLGLLPGRVTYIIDQDGIVRYVFNSMSKPLEHVSIALEVLREINSEQKHYNKA, encoded by the coding sequence ATGAAAGAGGAAGCCATAAAGGTAGGAGATAAAGTCCCTGATTTTGAACTGGAGCGTCAGGATGGAGGCTTTTTTCGCCTGTATGATCTTTTAAGGGAGAAAAATGTTGTGCTCTACTTTTATCCGAAAGACAGTACTCCTGGCTGTACAAAGCAGGCCTGTGAGTTTCGCGACCAGTACGAAGTTTTCAAAGAGCAAGGTGCTGAGGTGGTAGGTATAAGCTCTGACAGTGTGGAGTCGCACCAGCGTTTTGAGAAAAACTACCGCCTGCCTTTCAAGCTACTTAGCGACAAAGGTGGTCAGATCAGGAAAATGTTTGGTGTGCCGCGCAAGTTGGGTTTGTTACCTGGCCGTGTAACGTACATTATTGACCAGGATGGTATTGTGCGCTATGTTTTCAACTCTATGTCAAAGCCGCTGGAACATGTTAGTATAGCCTTGGAAGTGCTTCGTGAAATCAACAGCGAGCAAAAGCACTACAACAAAGCTTAG
- a CDS encoding glycosyltransferase family 2 protein codes for MARVNIIIPAYNEEKSISQVVGDIPSNIVEEVIVVNNNSTDRTAEAAAAAGATVLHEPRPGYGNACLKGIAYAAAKPSETRPDVIVFLDGDYSDYPEEVTRLLQPILQNQADMVIGSRALGKRARGSMMPQQVFGNWLATTLLRLFYGAHFTDLGPFRAIKLDTLLALGMRDRTYGWTVEMQAKAARKNVKYTEVPVSYRKRIGTSKVSGTVKGTIMAGYKIILTIFKYL; via the coding sequence ATGGCCCGAGTAAACATAATTATACCCGCTTACAACGAAGAAAAATCCATTTCTCAGGTGGTGGGCGATATACCTAGCAATATTGTAGAGGAGGTGATTGTGGTGAACAACAACTCCACCGACCGCACTGCAGAAGCTGCCGCTGCCGCAGGTGCTACCGTGCTGCACGAACCTAGGCCTGGCTATGGAAATGCTTGCCTAAAAGGTATAGCCTATGCAGCTGCCAAGCCATCAGAAACCCGCCCGGATGTCATTGTATTTTTGGATGGAGATTATTCGGATTACCCCGAAGAGGTAACAAGGCTGTTGCAGCCTATACTACAGAACCAGGCAGATATGGTGATCGGCTCCAGGGCATTGGGTAAACGAGCACGAGGCTCAATGATGCCACAGCAGGTTTTCGGTAATTGGCTAGCCACCACGTTGCTCCGCCTGTTCTACGGTGCCCATTTTACAGACCTTGGACCATTCAGGGCAATAAAGCTGGATACCTTACTGGCTCTGGGTATGCGCGACCGCACCTATGGCTGGACAGTAGAAATGCAGGCCAAGGCCGCAAGAAAAAATGTAAAGTATACAGAGGTACCTGTTTCCTATCGCAAGCGCATTGGCACTTCTAAAGTTTCAGGCACAGTAAAAGGTACAATCATGGCGGGATATAAAATCATCCTGACTATATTTAAGTACCTGTAG
- a CDS encoding neutral/alkaline non-lysosomal ceramidase N-terminal domain-containing protein produces MSKIRSILTVRYTYLYVLAFLLLLTACVVRPLDRTPYQETDYYEETIDDLEETPVTIFQGDTVKVGWAKVNITPPVGTPLAGYGKRLGMSYEEVHDSAWVRTFAFSNGKTEAYYVALDLLIVPMQVLQELEKIYPELNLKPEQVYLTATHSHTSFGGWGKKLGIKLMTGKYDEELVQRLTQQIVQSMELARRDLQATKVGFGSVSAPSLVKNRLLNDEDNPYYADRQQNRDTELRFLKFEREDGTTAVLSVFSAHATILPSETPSLSRDYPGVLVDELEERIKFASFSAGAVGSHSPVYFDGDTHESTEAVGERLAKLLREELLHVETKYIYTIGHGRTELDLPKPQWRITQGLRLAPFLFNGIFGDHPAYVTSLQLGEVVFLGAPADYSGEFVPQLAKQAQAQGQNAIVTSFNGGYIGYITPDKYYTLDEYETRSMNFFGPYSGSYLTEIMLRQLQQHQP; encoded by the coding sequence ATGAGCAAGATAAGATCAATACTTACCGTCCGCTATACTTACTTGTATGTGCTGGCATTTCTGTTGCTGCTTACTGCCTGCGTTGTCCGCCCCCTCGACCGCACCCCATACCAGGAGACCGATTATTATGAGGAAACAATCGATGATCTTGAAGAAACCCCTGTTACTATCTTCCAGGGCGACACGGTAAAAGTTGGTTGGGCAAAAGTAAACATCACACCGCCGGTAGGCACTCCCCTGGCAGGTTATGGCAAGCGCCTTGGTATGAGCTACGAAGAAGTCCACGACTCTGCCTGGGTACGCACCTTTGCTTTTAGCAATGGAAAAACTGAGGCCTATTATGTAGCATTAGATTTGTTGATTGTACCGATGCAGGTGCTACAGGAGCTGGAGAAAATATATCCTGAACTTAACCTTAAACCCGAGCAAGTGTACCTGACAGCCACCCACAGCCACACCAGCTTTGGCGGATGGGGCAAAAAGCTAGGAATCAAGCTTATGACAGGTAAGTATGACGAGGAGCTGGTGCAGCGACTGACACAGCAGATTGTACAGAGCATGGAGCTAGCCCGACGCGACCTACAAGCTACTAAAGTAGGTTTCGGCAGTGTTAGCGCGCCTAGTTTAGTAAAGAACAGGCTGCTGAACGATGAAGATAACCCATACTATGCTGATCGGCAGCAAAACCGCGACACAGAATTGCGCTTTCTGAAGTTTGAGCGAGAGGATGGTACAACAGCCGTACTTTCTGTTTTCTCAGCACACGCTACCATACTTCCCTCCGAAACACCTAGCCTCTCCCGAGACTATCCTGGTGTGCTGGTTGATGAGTTGGAAGAACGCATTAAGTTTGCCTCTTTCTCGGCTGGTGCAGTAGGCAGCCATAGTCCTGTATATTTCGATGGAGACACGCATGAGAGTACAGAGGCTGTAGGCGAGCGTTTAGCCAAACTACTTCGGGAGGAGCTGCTACATGTTGAAACAAAGTATATTTATACTATAGGGCATGGCAGAACAGAACTGGACTTGCCAAAGCCTCAATGGCGCATTACGCAGGGCTTACGACTCGCTCCTTTTCTCTTCAATGGGATTTTTGGGGATCACCCCGCTTATGTAACCAGCTTGCAGCTGGGGGAGGTAGTTTTCTTAGGTGCTCCAGCCGATTATTCCGGCGAGTTTGTACCCCAACTTGCAAAGCAGGCACAAGCTCAGGGACAAAATGCTATAGTAACCAGCTTTAACGGCGGCTATATTGGCTACATTACCCCTGACAAGTATTATACTTTAGATGAGTATGAAACCCGTAGCATGAATTTCTTCGGCCCTTACAGCGGCAGCTATCTAACTGAAATCATGTTGCGCCAATTACAGCAGCATCAGCCATAG
- a CDS encoding glycosyltransferase 87 family protein, whose protein sequence is MAPQKNNTLGYAALALSAVAYIILAYATPRTAFTQLLVLYTVVFIAYLYTCNLRFNLWHGVAAAILFRLLFLFARPALSDDYFRFIWDGRLLAAGINPYLYLPTFFMQPEAPQVSGITQKLFSQLNSANYYSVYPPVSQAVYWLAAKLSPQSIMGSIIVMRLVLLSAEIGSILLLWRLLRKMGLSEKHVLFYALNPLVIIELVGNLHFEALIIFFLLLALYQLFYQRVVWSGIAFGLAVGTKLLPLMFLPFLLSKLGARRFTLYGAAVFVTLFILSAPLSSQGVLQNILQSLDLYIQKFEFNASIYYILRWIGFRLAGYNTISVLGPLLSLITLVVILSMASAIKLSSVRRVAGYMATALTIYLLLATTVHPWYLTTLLALTAMSHFRFAITWSGLVILTYAAYRSPDYQEDLLLVTLEYAMVLLWLLVELHLYRQRRHHANLNG, encoded by the coding sequence ATGGCTCCGCAAAAAAATAACACCCTTGGTTATGCAGCGCTAGCCCTATCGGCTGTGGCTTATATTATATTGGCCTATGCCACCCCACGAACAGCCTTTACACAACTGCTCGTTCTGTACACAGTTGTTTTTATAGCTTACCTGTACACTTGTAACCTGCGTTTTAACCTTTGGCATGGTGTGGCCGCAGCCATACTTTTCAGGCTGCTTTTTCTGTTTGCAAGACCTGCCTTGTCAGACGATTATTTCAGGTTTATCTGGGACGGGCGACTTTTAGCTGCCGGTATCAACCCTTACTTATACTTGCCAACTTTCTTTATGCAGCCGGAAGCGCCGCAGGTGTCGGGTATTACGCAAAAGTTATTCAGCCAGCTTAATTCTGCCAATTACTACAGCGTGTATCCGCCGGTATCACAGGCGGTATACTGGCTGGCAGCAAAGTTATCTCCGCAAAGTATAATGGGAAGCATTATAGTGATGCGGCTGGTTCTCCTTTCCGCTGAAATAGGAAGTATACTATTGCTTTGGCGCCTGCTTCGCAAGATGGGGCTATCAGAAAAACACGTACTGTTCTATGCCTTAAACCCTCTGGTAATCATAGAACTTGTTGGTAACCTGCACTTCGAGGCACTAATAATCTTCTTCCTGTTGCTGGCTCTGTACCAACTCTTCTACCAGCGGGTTGTTTGGTCTGGAATAGCGTTCGGATTGGCTGTAGGCACCAAGCTACTGCCTCTGATGTTTCTACCCTTCCTGCTAAGCAAGCTTGGTGCACGACGCTTTACATTATATGGGGCTGCAGTTTTTGTGACACTGTTTATACTTTCTGCTCCCCTATCAAGCCAAGGCGTACTCCAGAACATTCTTCAGAGCCTCGACTTATACATTCAGAAATTTGAGTTTAACGCCAGCATCTATTACATATTGCGTTGGATTGGCTTCCGGTTGGCAGGCTATAACACCATTTCTGTACTTGGTCCGCTGTTATCCCTCATTACGCTGGTGGTTATACTAAGTATGGCTTCTGCTATAAAGCTTAGCTCAGTAAGAAGGGTGGCAGGTTATATGGCAACTGCTCTAACAATATATCTATTACTTGCTACGACGGTGCACCCCTGGTACCTTACTACCTTACTGGCTCTAACTGCGATGAGTCACTTCCGCTTTGCGATTACTTGGTCTGGATTGGTTATACTTACTTATGCTGCCTACCGCTCCCCTGATTACCAGGAAGATCTGCTTTTAGTAACACTGGAGTATGCCATGGTTTTACTTTGGCTGTTAGTAGAACTACACCTCTACCGACAGCGTCGCCACCATGCGAACCTGAACGGGTAA
- a CDS encoding T9SS-dependent M36 family metallopeptidase has translation MKHLSPSRLLWLLSFLLLTLPSVSNAQSALNIALKHIEQTKADHKLTSADISDYVVTDQYTSKKSGVTHIYLRQRFQGIEVVGANININIDKDGNVVNMGNRFVPNLRAAIKGSAAGLSPEQAARAAANHLKLQVKAPLTVKERKAPTDKVPAAAKAVVLSDGGISLSPIPAKLVYQPMPDGTVRLAWEVSIYPTDGQSYWNMYIDAADGQVLKKEDLVVHDNWGQPAVTDAPGETASFSQSATTKRATALTTIEKRKLQQEIMAKAFAPVNAAATVATSGTYRIYDVPFETPSHGDRTLVTGKENATASPLGWHNDGLLSYTITKGNNVHAYEDRAGANAGTSPDGGLNLNFDFPLDLNQEPTTYVKAATTNLFYWNNLMHDVFYLYGFDEESGNFQQTNLTGVGQGLDAVMAEAQDGGGTNNANFLTLQDGVPGRMQMYLWTSSLPAKLLHIINPSSVAGSYTAVQAAFGPQVGETGVSGSIIMADPANGCSGTPALPAGSVPVPFNNQDQITGNIALVDRGECSFIEKALNAQASGATAVIVVNNVDGDPISMGGDETGTAVLIPAIMISKADGEKLKAALSQGLAGSLRREGGVPPLRDGDLDNGIIAHEYGHGISIRLTGGPSTQCLSGAEQGGEGWSDYFALFMTMRPGDTGPQRRGIGTYVQSQGTDGDGIRPAPYSTDMGINPYTYGDISNAEISVPHGVGFIWATMLWDMTWSLIDEYGYDPDIYNGKGGNNIALQLIIDGLKLQPCSPGFIDARDAILAADRINNGGANQCYIWRAFAKRGLGYSATQGSNNDLTDGTEAFDMPPSCEPQFAIKLDANPSPVVDGGQLTYNITVTNHTASSMSGVAVSSTIPASTAYVAESGKDAPKVSGDVVWFKPVKMAQGETITRSFKVKVQKGDGTTIYFQDDMENGGSKWKTSHLIGLKDWQLSTKNPYSGKTSWFAVDPNEFSDQYLRIATPVTIGENALLRFWHSYATEGGFDGGVVEISTNNGLSWANLGDKMIQNGYNSTIPLENASTISGPAFTGGSNGYIQTIVDLSSFAGKNVLIRFRMGSDVLTGATGWYVDNVDIVSNPTTVVNTASVTSKWGGDATATNETLVLKAETLSASQTSSIVAPASRAILYPNPAQHTVNLRLAHNTSGLVEVTAVNTLGQQVLHKQLEATEGQSGVTIPIDELKGGIYYFKVTVESQTETHRLIIKK, from the coding sequence ATGAAACATTTATCCCCCAGCCGGTTACTGTGGCTTCTGAGCTTCCTGTTACTGACACTCCCCAGCGTCAGTAACGCTCAATCAGCACTTAACATCGCACTAAAGCACATCGAGCAAACTAAAGCCGATCACAAACTTACTTCTGCTGACATTTCAGATTATGTAGTCACAGACCAGTACACCAGTAAAAAAAGCGGTGTAACACACATTTACCTTCGCCAGCGCTTTCAGGGCATAGAAGTAGTTGGTGCTAACATCAACATTAATATCGACAAAGATGGCAACGTAGTGAATATGGGTAACAGGTTTGTACCTAATTTACGTGCTGCCATAAAAGGAAGCGCTGCAGGCCTTTCGCCTGAGCAAGCAGCAAGGGCAGCTGCCAACCACCTGAAGCTACAAGTAAAAGCCCCTTTAACTGTAAAAGAGCGCAAAGCCCCAACCGACAAGGTACCTGCTGCAGCAAAGGCTGTTGTACTTAGTGATGGCGGCATTTCACTCTCTCCCATCCCTGCCAAGTTGGTATACCAGCCTATGCCAGATGGTACTGTACGCCTTGCCTGGGAGGTTTCCATCTACCCTACTGATGGACAGAGTTACTGGAACATGTATATTGATGCAGCAGACGGGCAGGTACTGAAAAAAGAAGACTTAGTAGTGCATGATAATTGGGGACAACCTGCTGTAACGGATGCGCCAGGCGAAACCGCTAGCTTCTCTCAAAGTGCAACCACAAAAAGAGCAACAGCATTAACTACTATTGAGAAAAGAAAGCTGCAGCAGGAGATCATGGCCAAAGCCTTCGCTCCAGTAAACGCTGCTGCCACTGTTGCCACCAGCGGTACATACAGGATTTATGATGTACCTTTCGAAACTCCAAGCCACGGTGATAGAACCTTGGTTACTGGCAAAGAGAACGCAACTGCGTCTCCTTTGGGCTGGCACAACGACGGCCTGCTTTCCTATACTATTACCAAAGGCAATAACGTGCACGCCTATGAAGACAGAGCAGGCGCCAACGCTGGTACCAGCCCTGATGGAGGCCTGAACCTTAACTTTGACTTCCCTCTTGACCTCAACCAGGAGCCGACTACTTATGTGAAGGCTGCCACAACAAACCTGTTCTACTGGAACAACCTGATGCATGACGTTTTCTACCTGTATGGCTTTGACGAAGAAAGCGGAAACTTTCAGCAAACAAACCTTACAGGTGTTGGACAAGGCTTAGACGCTGTGATGGCTGAAGCGCAGGATGGCGGCGGTACCAACAACGCTAACTTCCTTACTCTGCAGGATGGTGTACCTGGCCGCATGCAAATGTATCTTTGGACATCCTCTTTGCCAGCCAAATTGCTCCATATCATAAATCCTTCTTCCGTAGCTGGCTCTTACACTGCAGTACAGGCTGCATTTGGCCCACAAGTAGGTGAAACAGGTGTTTCAGGCAGCATCATTATGGCTGACCCTGCCAATGGTTGCAGCGGCACACCAGCTCTACCTGCAGGCTCTGTACCTGTGCCTTTCAACAACCAGGATCAGATTACTGGTAACATTGCTCTAGTAGACCGTGGGGAGTGCTCTTTCATTGAAAAAGCACTGAACGCCCAAGCATCTGGCGCTACCGCCGTTATTGTCGTGAACAACGTAGATGGTGACCCTATTTCAATGGGTGGCGACGAAACAGGTACAGCCGTACTTATACCTGCCATCATGATCAGCAAGGCTGATGGCGAAAAATTAAAAGCTGCTCTTTCTCAAGGTCTGGCAGGCTCACTACGTCGTGAGGGAGGCGTACCTCCACTTCGAGATGGTGACTTGGACAACGGCATCATTGCCCACGAGTATGGCCACGGTATCTCAATCCGCCTGACAGGAGGCCCTAGCACGCAGTGTTTATCAGGTGCTGAACAAGGTGGTGAAGGCTGGAGCGATTACTTTGCTCTGTTCATGACTATGCGTCCTGGTGACACCGGCCCTCAGCGCCGTGGCATTGGCACCTATGTGCAGTCTCAAGGCACTGATGGTGATGGCATTCGCCCTGCACCTTACAGCACCGATATGGGCATTAACCCTTATACTTACGGTGACATTTCCAACGCAGAAATCTCAGTACCACACGGTGTAGGTTTTATCTGGGCTACCATGCTGTGGGATATGACCTGGAGCCTGATAGATGAGTACGGTTACGATCCTGATATTTATAACGGCAAGGGCGGTAACAACATAGCCCTACAATTGATTATAGATGGTCTGAAGCTGCAGCCTTGTAGCCCTGGCTTCATTGATGCCCGCGATGCAATCTTGGCCGCAGACAGAATAAACAACGGCGGTGCCAACCAATGCTACATCTGGAGAGCTTTCGCAAAAAGAGGTTTAGGTTACAGCGCTACGCAAGGCAGCAACAATGACCTGACCGATGGAACCGAAGCATTCGATATGCCACCGTCTTGCGAGCCTCAGTTCGCTATCAAGCTCGATGCTAACCCAAGCCCTGTAGTTGACGGAGGCCAATTGACCTACAACATCACTGTAACGAACCATACAGCCAGCTCAATGAGTGGCGTAGCCGTTAGCAGCACCATTCCAGCCAGCACAGCTTATGTAGCCGAATCTGGTAAAGATGCTCCAAAAGTTTCGGGCGATGTGGTTTGGTTCAAGCCTGTTAAAATGGCGCAGGGTGAGACAATTACACGCTCATTTAAAGTGAAGGTACAGAAGGGTGACGGTACTACTATATACTTCCAGGATGACATGGAGAATGGAGGTTCAAAATGGAAAACTTCACACCTGATCGGTCTTAAGGATTGGCAGCTTAGCACGAAGAATCCGTACAGTGGTAAAACATCATGGTTCGCAGTAGACCCGAATGAGTTTAGCGACCAATACCTGAGAATAGCCACTCCTGTAACAATAGGTGAGAATGCTCTTCTTCGTTTCTGGCATAGCTATGCTACCGAAGGTGGATTTGACGGTGGTGTGGTAGAAATTAGCACTAACAATGGTCTTTCATGGGCTAACCTTGGTGATAAGATGATCCAGAATGGCTATAACAGCACAATTCCCCTGGAAAATGCCTCCACTATTAGTGGCCCGGCCTTTACTGGTGGTAGCAACGGTTACATCCAAACTATAGTTGACCTGAGCAGCTTTGCGGGTAAGAATGTATTAATCCGCTTTAGAATGGGCTCTGATGTATTAACTGGAGCAACAGGATGGTATGTAGACAATGTTGACATTGTTTCTAACCCAACTACTGTTGTAAACACTGCATCAGTAACATCTAAGTGGGGTGGTGATGCTACAGCAACCAACGAGACTTTGGTTCTGAAGGCAGAGACACTTTCTGCATCGCAGACATCTAGCATTGTTGCTCCGGCTAGCCGAGCTATACTTTACCCTAACCCGGCACAGCATACCGTAAATCTCCGTTTGGCACACAATACCTCGGGGTTAGTAGAGGTAACGGCAGTAAACACTTTAGGGCAGCAGGTACTGCATAAGCAGTTAGAAGCTACTGAAGGACAAAGCGGTGTAACCATACCTATAGATGAGTTGAAGGGTGGTATCTACTACTTTAAGGTTACTGTTGAAAGTCAGACAGAAACTCACAGACTTATCATTAAGAAGTAA
- a CDS encoding NIPSNAP family protein, giving the protein MSQTRTLNPRHLGQMILVLLFSFIVLSTQAKPKQEYYELRTYTLTSPEQRQGVEAYWQNAAIPALNKMGIKNVGVFREMEPGETPKLYVLIPYKSLQQFEAVQSKFFLEPAHQKAGDTYINAPFKQPAYQRIESSLMKAFTHLPELEVPAKKDRIFELRVYESHSEKFAKQKIKMFNEGGEIEIFRKTGLQPVFFGETLVGTQMPNLTYMITAPSMEAHKQHWKQFGQSPEWKELSSLPEYADTVSEITSVFLVPTSFSQI; this is encoded by the coding sequence ATGTCACAAACACGTACGCTAAACCCACGTCACCTAGGACAGATGATCCTGGTTCTTCTATTTTCTTTCATTGTTCTCAGTACTCAGGCTAAACCTAAACAGGAATACTACGAGCTTAGGACTTATACACTTACCTCTCCAGAGCAACGGCAGGGGGTGGAAGCTTACTGGCAAAATGCAGCCATACCTGCCCTTAATAAAATGGGTATAAAAAACGTTGGGGTGTTCAGAGAGATGGAGCCCGGCGAAACGCCTAAATTATATGTTCTGATCCCTTACAAATCTCTTCAGCAGTTTGAGGCAGTACAGAGCAAGTTCTTTCTGGAGCCTGCGCACCAGAAGGCAGGCGACACATATATCAACGCTCCATTTAAGCAACCTGCCTACCAGCGTATAGAAAGCTCACTTATGAAAGCTTTTACACACCTGCCTGAACTGGAGGTACCAGCGAAAAAAGACAGAATTTTTGAGTTGCGTGTCTACGAAAGCCACAGCGAAAAATTTGCCAAGCAAAAGATCAAGATGTTTAACGAAGGAGGTGAAATAGAAATCTTTCGCAAAACAGGTCTGCAGCCTGTCTTCTTCGGTGAAACGCTGGTGGGTACACAGATGCCTAACCTTACTTACATGATAACAGCTCCAAGCATGGAAGCCCACAAGCAGCACTGGAAACAGTTTGGGCAGAGCCCAGAATGGAAGGAGCTAAGCAGCTTACCAGAGTATGCAGACACCGTTTCAGAAATAACAAGTGTGTTCCTGGTGCCAACCAGCTTCTCTCAAATTTAA
- a CDS encoding mechanosensitive ion channel family protein, producing the protein METTNHFSHINHWTYNHLIALGMPQSSAVYLNMLLLFIVMLLLVYAAHAFTKRLLVGAMQRFSARTSTQFDDLLIQNKIFNHLAKVAPLIIVVQSLPIVFSDFAGWIKPLRTLTDVYTVLLSIWVIRAFLRTVKDYLKTTPLFRDKPVDSFLQVISIFLYFVGGLLVFSLLTGKEVWAFITAMGAASAILLLVFKDTILGFVASIQVSTNDMVRIGDWITMEKYGADGDVIEINLTTVKVQNFDKTITTIPTYYLISDSFKNWRGMQSAGGRRIKRSILIKISSIRYLSEQDVKRFSKIQLIKSYLQERQSEIDKYNKEKSIDKSLLINGRSMTNVGAFRKYIDAYIAQHEFTHKHMTMMVRQLEPTTTGMPIELYVFTNDVRWEKYEQIMADIFDHLLAAVKYFDLEVFEYPAADDMRQMFANQGTNKNNLYTAVEAMQN; encoded by the coding sequence ATGGAGACAACAAATCATTTTTCACACATCAACCACTGGACGTATAATCACCTGATTGCACTTGGCATGCCACAGAGCTCTGCGGTGTACCTGAACATGCTGCTGCTCTTTATAGTGATGCTGCTGCTGGTGTATGCTGCCCACGCCTTTACAAAGCGTCTGCTGGTAGGTGCTATGCAAAGGTTTTCTGCTAGAACGTCTACTCAGTTTGATGACCTACTCATCCAGAACAAGATTTTTAACCACCTGGCAAAGGTTGCCCCGCTTATAATTGTGGTACAGTCGCTGCCTATCGTGTTTTCTGATTTCGCGGGTTGGATAAAGCCGCTGAGGACACTGACAGATGTGTACACAGTACTCCTCAGCATCTGGGTCATCCGAGCTTTCCTGCGCACTGTTAAGGATTACCTTAAAACAACACCTCTCTTCCGAGACAAGCCCGTGGATAGTTTTCTGCAGGTCATTTCCATCTTTTTATACTTTGTAGGTGGCCTACTGGTCTTCTCGCTGCTTACAGGCAAAGAAGTGTGGGCATTTATTACTGCCATGGGTGCAGCCTCAGCTATACTTTTACTGGTTTTCAAGGATACCATACTTGGCTTTGTGGCAAGCATCCAGGTATCTACCAACGATATGGTGCGTATCGGAGATTGGATCACCATGGAGAAGTATGGTGCAGACGGTGATGTGATCGAGATTAACCTGACCACAGTAAAAGTGCAGAACTTCGATAAAACCATCACCACCATTCCCACTTATTATCTTATCTCAGACTCTTTTAAGAACTGGCGCGGCATGCAGAGCGCAGGTGGTCGTCGCATCAAGCGGTCTATACTCATCAAAATTTCCAGCATAAGGTATTTATCTGAGCAGGATGTAAAACGCTTCAGCAAGATTCAGCTAATTAAAAGTTATCTGCAGGAGCGGCAAAGCGAAATAGACAAGTATAACAAGGAGAAATCAATAGATAAAAGCCTGCTTATTAACGGCCGCAGCATGACGAATGTGGGTGCTTTCAGGAAGTATATTGATGCCTATATCGCGCAGCACGAGTTTACGCACAAGCACATGACTATGATGGTACGCCAGCTGGAGCCTACCACCACTGGTATGCCCATTGAACTATACGTGTTCACGAATGATGTACGCTGGGAGAAGTACGAGCAGATAATGGCCGACATTTTTGACCACCTGCTGGCTGCAGTAAAATACTTTGACCTGGAGGTATTTGAATACCCTGCTGCAGACGATATGCGCCAGATGTTTGCTAACCAAGGTACAAACAAAAATAACCTGTACACTGCCGTAGAGGCAATGCAAAACTAA
- a CDS encoding sugar phosphate isomerase/epimerase family protein: MSTNRRHFLRNLGGLAAGVAGLSVFGTESLAMEPSKKLFFKMSLAQWSLHKALFSKEIDTLDFPGLAKNTYGIDTVEYVNQFFQDKAKDKQYLNQLLSRSKDHGVKNNLIMIDAEGDICNPDSKERLTAVENHYKWVDAAKFLGCQSVRINMFGTGPKEDVRLAGIDGLGRLAEYAAKAGINVLAENHGGYSSDAVWLASIVKQVNMKNVGTLPDFTNFCIKREGENFWEGKCIESYDPYKGVKELMPYAMGVSAKAFEFDAQGFCKVTDYTRMMQIIKDSGFKGYIGIEYEGDQVSEEVGIKKTKALLEKTGLAVS; the protein is encoded by the coding sequence ATGTCTACAAATCGACGCCATTTTTTAAGAAACCTTGGAGGTTTAGCCGCCGGAGTGGCAGGACTCTCTGTTTTTGGTACTGAATCCCTGGCCATGGAGCCGTCAAAGAAATTGTTCTTCAAGATGTCTTTAGCGCAATGGTCGCTCCACAAGGCCTTATTCAGTAAAGAAATTGATACACTTGATTTCCCTGGATTAGCCAAAAACACCTATGGCATTGATACGGTAGAATATGTAAACCAATTCTTTCAGGACAAGGCTAAAGACAAGCAGTACCTTAACCAGTTGCTGTCCCGGTCTAAGGATCATGGTGTAAAGAATAACCTGATCATGATTGATGCTGAGGGTGACATCTGTAACCCAGATAGTAAAGAGCGTTTAACAGCAGTGGAAAACCACTACAAATGGGTTGATGCCGCAAAGTTTCTGGGGTGCCAATCGGTGCGGATAAACATGTTTGGTACAGGACCCAAAGAAGATGTGAGACTTGCCGGTATAGATGGCTTGGGGCGCTTGGCTGAGTATGCTGCGAAAGCTGGCATAAATGTGCTGGCAGAAAACCACGGGGGATACTCCTCTGATGCTGTATGGCTTGCCTCTATCGTAAAGCAGGTTAACATGAAAAACGTAGGTACTCTCCCGGACTTCACGAACTTCTGTATAAAGCGCGAGGGTGAGAACTTTTGGGAAGGCAAGTGTATAGAATCTTATGATCCTTATAAAGGTGTAAAAGAGCTTATGCCGTATGCTATGGGTGTTAGTGCCAAAGCTTTTGAGTTTGATGCCCAAGGCTTTTGTAAGGTAACAGACTACACCAGAATGATGCAGATAATTAAAGACTCCGGCTTTAAAGGTTACATCGGAATTGAATATGAGGGAGACCAGGTAAGCGAAGAAGTGGGTATAAAAAAAACAAAGGCTCTTCTAGAGAAAACCGGCCTTGCTGTAAGTTAA